The proteins below are encoded in one region of Lagenorhynchus albirostris chromosome 7, mLagAlb1.1, whole genome shotgun sequence:
- the MSANTD3 gene encoding myb/SANT-like DNA-binding domain-containing protein 3: MQNNEIIKPAKYFSELEKSILLALVEKYKYVLECKKSDARTIALKQRTWQALAHEYNSQPSVSLRDFKQLKKCWENIKARTKKIMAHERREKVKRSVSPLLSTHVLGKEKIANMLPEQLYFLQSPPEEEPEYHADAATQESFAVSNRELCDDEKEFIHFPVCEGTSQPEPSCSAVRITANKNYRSKTSQEGALKKMHEEEHHQQMSILQLQLIQMNEVHVAKIQQLERECEMAEEEHRIRMEVLNKKKMYWERKLQTFTKEWPVSSFNRPFPNSP, encoded by the exons ATGCAAAACAACGAAATCATAAAACCTGCCAAATACTTCTCAGAATTGGAAAAGAGCATCCTGCTGGCTTTAGTAGAAAAGTACAAGTATGTGCTGGAGTGTAAGAAAAGCGACGCGCGAACTATTGCCCTCAAGCAGCGTACCTGGCAGGCGCTCGCCCATGAATACAACTCGCAGCCTAGCGTGTCGCTGCGGGATTTCAAACAGCTGAAGAAGTGCTGGGAGAACATCAAGGCTCGGACCAAAAAGATTATGGCccatgaaaggagagagaaagtgaaacgGAGCGTCAGCCCCCTTCTGAGCACCCACGTCCTGGGGAAGGAGAAGATCGCCAACATGCTGCCCGAGCAGCTGTACTTCCTGCAGAGCCCTCCCGAGGAGGAGCCCGAGTACCATGCTGATGCCGCCACCCAAG AATCATTTGCTGTTTCAAATAGAGAACTGTGCGATGATGAGAAAGAGTTCATACATTTCCCAGTATGTGAGGGGACCTCCCAACCTGAACCCTCGTGTTCAGCTGTCAGAATAACAGCCAATAAAAACTACAGGAGCAAAACCTCTCAGGAAGGTGCTTTAAAAAAGATGCATGAGGAAGAACACCATCAACAAATGTCCATCTTACAACTGCAGCTGATACAGATGAATGAGGTGCATGTGGCCAAAATCCAGCAGCTAGAGCGAGAGTgtgagatggcagaggaggaaCACAGGATAAGAATGGAAGTTCTCAATAAAAAGAAGATGTATTGGGAAAGAAAACTGCAAACTTTTACCAAGGAatggcctgtttcctcatttaaccGGCCCTTTCCCAATTCACCCTAA